From the genome of Rhododendron vialii isolate Sample 1 chromosome 10a, ASM3025357v1:
ATGACCGTTTGGTGGCATTTATATCATGTTTGCATTCTGCAACACCTTTCGTTACAACTGTTATATTATGCAGGTATTTGTGCAAGTTTTTAATAGTTGATAGAAGTCTTTGAAATCAAAGAGTAACTACAGTGTCTAAAACTTTACATCTATGAACATGACGTTCGTGGTGTGATGAGCAACAAAATGTGAGCACGCCACATCTTCAATCCTCTTGTCAATGCATGTCAAGAAAACAGGAAGGGGCAtttgatgttttattttttattgtcaaAGTATGGTGGGGAACTCTATAAATGAGTATTTCTGTCGGTGTGGAGGTTGGCCTCGAGGTGGACAGATTGGACTCTTCTGGGGAGATGGTAAGCACGTGAGAAGGACCACCCAAAAGTGAAGGAGGTGATAGCAGATAAGATCTTAGACGTAGAGAGTTGCGGTAGAAGGCTTCTGAGCTTGTCACAGTATCTTCATGCATATTGCATCAGAAAGGCCTCCTTACATAGGAGGATCAAACCGCAGGGCCAATTCAGCTGTGCACAGTATCTCATGCTGAGGGATAGGTGGCTTAATCTCTTTGTTTGATAATCTGAGATTCTGAATTCCGAGAGGTGACTATTTATAGACATTAGAAATGCGCATCCTTCTTGGACCATTCCAATGGTTTTCTCAAGGGAAAAACTGCTTATTGTGGCAtacaaactcaaaactaatACAATTGAGGCTAAATGAGGTGCAACCAATAAGCAAGGCATCTTCTCGTATAACGTTCTATTTCTTCATTGGTCTGTGACCCgtctatttcattttttaagatttattttaattttcttgtcatATTTTTAGTTGCAATTGAGGGGACTAGGTTTTCATTTCAGGTCTTACCAGCTTCTTCAAGTCTTAGAGTTCAGTAGCGCTCGTAAAAGAATGTCTGTAATTGTAAGGAATCCGGAGAATCAACTGTTACTCCTTTGCAAGGGTGCTGATAGGTTTGATTCCTATTGAACACCTTGTCTATACTTCCTGTATTAAGTCATCAATATTGAATTCATGTTTTGTCTACATAAATTCAGTGTAATGTTTGAAAGGCTCTCGGAAAAAGGACGATTATTTGAGGCTGAGACCAGGGACCATATCAAAAACTACGCTGAGGCAGGTTTACGTACGTTGGTAGTTGCATACCGTGTTTTAAGTGAAGAAGAGTACAGACAATGGGAAGAAGAGTTCATAAAGGCCAAAACTTCCGTCAGTGAAGACCGAGATGCATTGGTGGATGCTGCAGCTGATAAGATTGAAAGAAATTTAATTCTCCTTGGTGCTACAGCTGTTGAGGACAAACTGCAAAAAGGGGTATGTAGTGGAGTTGCTTTTATATGTTCCTTGCTTAGTTTTATATGCTTTAAACAGTTTTGAGTTCTGCACTTTGTCTGTTAACTGGAGCTGTACTTTTACTATATGTACTCTTATATAAGCCTACACTCTATTTCTTCTGCCCTAACCTTTTCTATGTTCATCTTTAGACGTtaaacgagagagagaaagtggaggaTTGTTCTGAGTTAAAAAAATGGATAGCTTACTAATTTATAAATGAAAGGGTAAAGATGACAAGATGTTAGTAAAGTTCACACACGTTGCACATGGCACAATTCTATTGACACTTTGAATTGAGCCTGAATAATTAGGAGGTAATGGGTAATGAAATTTTGATCTAGTACTGATCTCCATTTGTATAGGTTCCCGAGTGCATTGACAAGCTAGCAAAGGCCGGGATTAAGATATGGGTCTTAACTGGCGACAAAATGGAAACTGCAATTAATATTGGGTATGGTGAGAAGTGTTACATGGACACGTTTTCGTCGTCTTCTTTTCTTCCTCACCTGCAATTGCATATAATAACTGTGGTGTTTCTAACAGATATGCTTGTAGCTTATTAAGACAAGAAATGAAGCAGATAGTGATCACACTAGATGAGCCAGATATAAAAGCATTGGAAAAACAAGGGGACAAGGAAGCCATTGATAAGGTAAAGGATTTGTACTCAATTAAGCAACAGTCGCTCCTGGTATTGAAATTGTGGAAATATGATTCTTTAGGCTTCAATTCAAAGTGTACAAGAACAAATAAGAGAAGGACTAGATCAAGTTGGTTCGGTTAAAGAACGTTCTGTCTCATTTGCTTTGATAATCGATGGCAAGTCCTTAGCTTATGCTCTCAACAAGAATCTAGAGAACTCATTCTTGAAGCTTGCCACTAAATGTGCTTCTGTTATTTGCTGTCGCTCGTCACCCAAACAGAAAGCGCTTGTAAGTTTTTCATCTTGCTGAACGGTATTTggagattttttatttgtatttttctcaAAGAAAAGTCATTCTGTTGTAACTGCCATCAAAGTAATCTGATAAAACCACTGAAGGTATGCAGGTTACGAGATTGGTGAAAAGGGGAACTGGTAAGACAACATTAGCAGTTGGCGATGGGGCAAATGACGTTGGCATGCTTCAAGAGGCTGATATTGGAGTTGGCATTAGTGGTGTTGAGGGGATGCAGGTTGGTCTTTTCTATATGAACTCTTTGAATGAGCTAATGTGATACAGCGTGATTTGAATCTCGCAGAAGCGTagacattttattttttctttagtttTAACATTTgtggtaataattggagaataAACTCATGTATGGTCACACATCATTGTTTGTTCTTATTGCAACCTGCGGATAATATGTCCATGGGCCCTGctcttttattttccatttctcGTCAGAAGTAATAGTTGAAGGGTAAGAATATTTTGTCTTGTTGactccttttcttttgtttgtggtTGACAGGCTGTGATGGCAAGTGATTATTCAATAGGTCAATTCCGTTTTCTTGAACGACTGTTGTTGGTACATGGCCATTGGTGTTACAGGCGAATATCAATGATGGTAATTGAGCCTCCATGTGTCTTTACCTGTCATTGGAAATAGCAAAATAGGCTCACGAAGCTTGTCTACTGGATGTGGCCATGTTTTATCTTTTGCCGCTTAACTTCTCTTAATAAGAATTCTctgacataaaaaaaatagatacaGAGCCTGTCTATCTTCCCATTTCGACAATTCCATCTATAAGACATTGAATTGTGCTTGTTGAATGTTGATAGATAGAAAGTTTGCCAAATCATGTCATGCTTTGCTACATCTGGGGATAATGAGAGTCAAATCACTATATATACCAGTTGTTTCATCCTAGTTGATCTTTTTCTTCTAATCCCTCAATGAATGCAGATATGCTACTTCTTCTATAAGAACATAGCATTTGGCTTTACACTTTTTTGGTTCGAGGCCTATGCTTCCTTCTCTGGCCAACCTGCATATAATGACTGGTACATGTCATTCTACAACGtcttcttcacttcacttcCTGTGATTGCTCTAGGTGTGTTCGATCAGGATGTTTCTGCGCGACTTTGCCTCAAGGTGAAagttttttctcttcctttcatcTATGACGCATATTTTATAGAAAATGAAAACTAGGATTCGTGTAACCTATACAAGGATTCACGAGGAAACAATCTCTCTGGATCAAAAAGAATGTTGTGGCATCAAACAGCCTCTTAAATAAACCTATAACTTGAAACTATCTATGCTACCAAAACTGATACATAACTTTAGTATCTGTATCGTGATGGTGAAACACTGTTGGGTTCCCATTCTGTAAATGATGCAGGCTGTTTAATGCCAGACCTAGTGTAGTAAAACCAAATGGCCATTACCGTGTCACTGTAACTGTTCTAGTTGGTCCTTGTTTGAAAAAATGACATTTGATTCAACAACTGGCATGCcacaataatcaaaagtgattGTACTGAAAAATTAAGCATGACCAAACTTGAGTTGTTTATCTCTTTTCTATCTATTGACAGTTTCCCACCTCCTTTCTTTGACTTTTAAATGAGAAATGCCATTCATTGATCCTACTTTCATGTTTCTGCTGttcttgttattgttgttgttgtcgttttggtgaataatcctactttttattttgttttgcagTATCCTATGCTGTATCAAGAGGGAGTACAGAACATCCTCTTCAGTTGGCCCCGCATACTTGGCTGGATGTGCAATGGGTTTATCAGTTCcatgatcatcttcttcttcacttCCAACTCCTCCATTCCCCAGGCCTTCCGAAAAGACGGTCAACCAGTTGACTACCAAGTCCTCGGTGCTACCATGTACACTTCCGTGGTGTGGACTGTCAACTGCCAAATGGCCCTTTCCATTAACTACTTCACTTGGATCCAACATCTTTTCATTTGGGGCAGCATTGCCTTTTGGTATGCATTTTTAGTCATCTATGGTTCCCTCAATCCAACGGTATCTACTACAGCGTATCAGGTTCTAGTGGAAGCTTGTGCTCCTAGTCCTTTCTATTGGCTTGTGACCCTTCTCGTCGTCGTTTCCACTCTGCTTCCTTACTTTTCATATAGAGCTTTCCAAACTCGGTTTCGACCTATGTACCATGACATCATTCAAATCAGACGTTTGGAGGGTTCGGAGACTCAGATTTCTAGTGAGTTACCTGCGCGGTTGGAGGACAAAATATTTCATCTGACGGAGAGATTAAGTCGTCGGGAGTTATGAAACAGAGTACATTTTCCGTTAtgtgattagtttttttttttcttttcttttctttcgtttttcttgttttgttccaTGTACATGTTGAAGTAGCATTTGAACAAATAGGTCTATAGTACAAATATATGTAGTTTTGCAAGGTGAAGCATAGGTATTAGGACATACATCATGTGCCTTTCAATGTTTCAGTTTTTGTTGTTCctggaagaagaaaattggCTCGATTTATTGTTTCAACCGTCCATTGCATCTTATAGTCTATTCTTTTTTATCCGCGAAAGAAAAGAATTCGTTAATTATTGAAACAAGTTCACAATGATTAAAATGATCCAAAGCAAGAACTTATAAGAAGGCATTTCACCATAACATTTTCGGGAAAAATggtttgtcttttttcttttttgttgtcaaTGGCTGCGCGATGAAGGAATGGATACGACAAATCGATGTCTGCATGAGTCAAACACAAgacttttggattttttaatGTGAATTCGGATTTTAGGATTCCCAATTGCCTCAGTGACAACGTTAAATCGTTAGGCTGTTTTGGTTGGTTCATTTTTTGTCTGTATGGATATACACCTACTTTCCATTGAAAAATTGCCCTAATGAGAATGCACCGGAAGAATTTCTCTTGGGTTTTCTGCCCTAAATTGGTTTTGTCCAAATATTGATGAAAAATATGGCAATGGAAGAAGAATTGACATTCAAAGTGAGTTCGGCCAAATCCGTTAAAGGGGCCCGCTACAAGTTACTTTCCTGATTTTATGTCATCTTTTCAACATAATGATGAAAATCACGAGTAACCTCTTGActtcttttttgtcaatcgtCGTTAGAAGATACTATGATATTATAGATATACAAAGTACAAACTTGGGATACAAGACTATCAATCCTATGACTCAACCAATGCAAGAAATAACCTACACGCAGGTGAAAAAGACTCGAATTCTTGACCTACTcctgagatgcaagagtcctaaCCAACCGAGCCAATCCTAATTGGTTATGAGTAATATCTTGACTTGCATGATGGCATTAGTCTTGGAGTGAAATTgcgaaaggaaaaaaatactttcaaCCTAACACCAACCCCGTTGGGTAGTGGATCCACATCTATAAGATAAAGATAAGAAAGATGACATCACTTAGTGGGCCCACAAACAATCTAAACTTTTActcctatttattttttatttttgaaaaaaaaaatacaagtacatACGAAACGATGACTACACAGTTTATTGTCTTCACAGCGTTCTGTGGTTTAAAAAAAGGGCTTCTTCTTGGCTGGCTAGGGCTACACATCTCGGTGATTGACGATTCGGATTTTAACCGAGCAATGGACGATTTAAATTTATATGCATTCAGATTCGATTAGAGCCGTTCATGCCGAGATGAACAGCCGGATTAGCCGTTCTGCATCCGCTCGGTAGAGAATTGCTCAGTAGCATCCCGGATCTGGTAAATAGAGGTCTTCCAAGATTAATATTTACCAACTCGAATATTTTTTCCATCTTTTGTTTGGACGCGGATTCTTTGTAGTCCAACTGTAGAGAGTCTCTTCAGTTCAATCACAACCGATCATCTTTGCATACAACGGTCCAAACTTTGAAAAACTTTTTCCCtggaatttcattttttaaatctcaaccattaaaaCTACTATCTGACGGTTGCGATCACTTGGACCGCCGCTGTAGACAAGCTAGTCTAGTTCTTGTTATTATTAACCCATATCCCGATTCCGCAAATGACAAACACAGATTGGTTAATCTTCTTCATGTGATCAATAGCGCTtgtaagagcaagtttatcagctTAGCAAAACCAACATTTGTAGCTATTTTACCTCATTAAGGCGCCAAAATAACCTTGCAGCAGCTTCAGCAAACATgactctatttttcctttttaaacaGTTGATAGTTATTTCTACCTAACAACTATATTCACTAGCTAaggataaaaaattattttcttctctctcctccctccttcTTCTCTGCAATTGGCCAGttggggaaataaaaaaaatgataaatataATAGGGAAAGAGTGAGAAATGTATATTTTAATTGGTggtaggtaaaatagatagtattggaGTAGTTGTGAAATAAAAAGTTGATAGGTAAAATAGAATTGTGAACTGTTCACAATGTAATATGCATTTCcactgataaacttgctctaaggaGGGAAATCTTGGAGTGGCCTGGGTGttgtagctagctagctagtttcCCTGATGATTAATTCTATTTCATTGTAGCTTTACTTTTGTGTTGCATGTCTTCCTCTTATTTATCTTTCGAATTTCTTACTTTCCAAAaaagtactctctccgttcctaaATGAGATTCTACTTTCAATACTATTTCGGAGCTCTCAATAAAATGTTGATATCTTTCAAttctttataatattttatatatgcaCAATATAAATATTGTTGGATAGCAATTATTTTCAGGTCCACACCTCTTACGGTCCATACTGtccggacctcccatttcccgatcgatttgcgatgatccgaaccgctcaatgtgttcggaacgtgattttaaaggcacttgagagaaatcagaaaaaaagaaagatcggGAAGCGCTTGATCCGAGCATTTTTtactgaaccattcaataaaaaactattcggatcaagcccttcccgatttttttttttgctgatttctcacgggtacccttaaaatcacattctgatcacattgagcggctcggatcatgggaaatcgatcggaaaatgagagGTCCGGACGGTCCGGACTGTAAGAAGTCCAGACCTGAAAAGAACTCTGTTggatagatcttaattagttttattagacaaaagttatgaaattaTTTGAAACATCATAGATTTTGTATGTCGGAAAAAGAGTACTCTTGATCATTTAGAAACGGAGAGAGTACGTATCAGACTATCAGTTTTGCTGGTTTACttattggaaaaaaagaaagaaattgggTTGTTGGAAAAAGATAACTTAATACTAAATAATAGGAGTAGGATTCTAGCTAGTTTAATTGTGCACGTACGTTTGGTGATACTTGTTCGTGACTCCACCTGTTTGTTTATCTTAAATTTTAATTGCATTATTAGACGTtcagggaatgacttcggtgtctccggtcattttggagacatcgtaacttttggcataacaaaaccattatgagtataaccaaaacccattacaagcataacagaaccatagcaaggcataaccaaaatcatagcagggcataacttatttgttatgccttggttggatTTAGTTACgctttgattggttttttggatattccctggttatgccttgtttgggttctgttatgcttgtaattgattttagttatgctccctaatggtaaaattatgccaaaaattacggtgtttccaaaatgaccggggacactaTAGCATCATCCGTtcagggaatgacttcggtgtctccggtcattttttaGGTAACCCTTCTACTGACGCACCCATATGGGCTTACAATATTAGTAATTAGGAAAAGTAGTATAATAAGTAATAAAAGGGTGGTTGATGAAACTTGGGAGTGACGGAAGTTTATCCATAACCATAACCATAACCATAGTATCCCTTCTTGGTTGTTAGAAATTTGGAAATTAAATAAAGATCGTGTGAAGTTTTCCCCTAAATTTTTGGTTaggtatttttttattctttataattttttaaaattattcatcttaatttttggaattaatcattcgtcaaaacgagagaaatcagaaaagtagtataaaaatgtggaccgaagttgaaaaaagtttataCGAGATGACACCATAGACAAAAAAATACTATCagttgtttattattttttttcatctttcgtaaacttttttcaacttcggtccacatttttatacttttctgatttctctcgtttGTTGTATAACACCATAGTCAAAAAAATACTATcagttgtttggtattttttttcatcttttgtaaactttttttgCTAGCTTTTGAtcatagttttttactttttaaactcaTCTTGTCgagacggattattagaaatccacaaaaatataaagtgaagctaacaaaaattcaaaaaagataaagcaaaaaataccaaaaatttaggGGACACAAGATCTTACCAACATACATAGATCTCTCAAATTCTGGTTACGTAGTTTTGTCTCTATAAATATTTTCATGTGTTATTCGGTCATTAATTGTATCATGTAATTAATGATCTTTTCATCTCTCAAGATTTTCACATGATTCGATAGAGACAGGAAGTAAATTGCTAATCTCCCTGACACAATCCCGGCCCCACCTCCTTTTTTCCATTCTACCCCcccccctttctttctttctttttttaccgtttggttcttctttttttttttccttttcttttcagtttcagtttcgtttttttttttcattttattttcagtttcgttttttttttttcattttatttccttttctttctttccagtttgaatttttttttctctttaataataggttcaagtctaattctaggctttgtaaagtaattgagagaaaaaaaaaatgtttcaattgatcatgtttatccgactgttttatttttatttttttgtcctttatagattaaaaaatatagttactaaaataagtgtttcaattttcaatccgtttgaaccggtgcaaagttgttatttttctgatcatttcatcctaaatggtcctaataaatttttggctccaaggcctttcaatggacaccctaagagagttttgaaactaaataatgagtcttagggtatttgttgaaaggccttaaaccaaaaaattcattatgaccatttaaaataaaataataaaaaaaacgatttttgctctgatttaactaaattgaaaattaaagcacttaattcttgaattatatttttaaatatacaaatggtgtatttatagaaattaaataaataagatataagtaattaaataaaaaaataaattaaaaagtagggggacCCAGGGGCTCAACTGCCCttattggcacagtagcccctaaaacgtttccgttttagttataaaaaaaatagaaaccagccatttgcaatcctatggagtagagacgtgatttgaagcaatatactactgaatcagttaagaggatttatgctaaataatggttaacaaatttattaaattgtactatagttaaaaaaaagtaatcttaaatataacatttgtattttggattagtatgtcgtttgcaaaatacatttcgtaattagtttccgaacactaattgtaatcttaattgaaaatagaatttgagttaaccaaaaaaaaataagaatggaggtaaatgggaaaagaaacaaataaagaaaataattgaaaaataaaaaaaaagattcaaagtggaaggaaataaaaggaaataaagagaaaaaaaacgaaaaaaaaaaaatcctgccgaaaagaaacaaaaagaaaataaagagggaaaaagaaaaaaaaagtaaatgggcgGAGGGGGAAAGCAGGAGaagaagggaggaaaaaaaaaagtaaatgggaggaagaaggagcagaagaacggggggaggggaaggggtAATATGGAAAATGGGGTGTGGAGCAGAAGAacggggggaggggaaggggtAATATGGAAAATGGGGTGTGGAGccggggggtggggtgtcaggAGGGAAAAGCAGCCCTCAGACAGGAATGCACGGGAATACAAGTACAGAACAAATGGGTAAAGTAGAGCTCCTCCTCAGGGTGGTTGGAATCTGAACCTAGTTTAGGTTTTAGCTAGGGTTACAGAATCAGATAAAGGTTTTCCAAATACTCCGTATGATTTAATGAAATTAAACTCTTATATTTATGCATATGACATATATATTATGATGTTACCCATTAAAAACTTAGGGGAGAAATAAATGTAGAACTTTCTTGTACAATGGTCATTAATTAAATGTATCATGTAAAGATCTTCTCATCTCTCAAGATTTTTTCACATGATTCAATATATAGCCAAGAATGCACGGGAATTAGGGCTGTTAcgaacccgaccggaccgaaaaagaccgaaaaaatcaaccgatcggttcggtcttcggtcggtccaagggagttttttttcggttcggggtggaccgaaccgaaccgaacctaggtcggttcggtctcggttttctggaaatctataccgaccgaaccgaaccgaaccgaatgcggaccgaaccgaccgaaccgaccgaggaccgaaccgaccgaactatatattttatatatttatataaattattttaattttttggctcttattgttttaatttgttaacttccaacaaaattttgaatggttaacttttggctcttactttttttttttggaatttcattgcttgatttatttactTTGTTACTCTCATTGGTCAGATCAAGTATAGTTTTTAGGACTTGACTTGAAAGAGGGGGCCTAGGGGTGATATTACTTACCAATCCAATTTCTTCTGCCTGGATTGGGAATGCTGTTCCACACATTGGCTCAATTTTACACCTTAAATAACCGtggctttttcttttccttttgaataAAGCGGAGTTGGGCGAAGATGGGGacgtttttgcaaaattttccaatcgatTGCTCTCTCTGTTCTAAATTACTTTAAGTCCTCCAAGTTATATATAGTAGTGTAGAAGATATTTCCAatcgattggaaaaaaaaaaaaaaaaggtgaaagagTACTTGTGaaagttgtaattgtttgagcatACTTGTTGACCACTTAAATAGGAACTTGCACAGGTATTAAATAGGTTATGCACTATTGAACTAggagaaaattttgtttctagttAGATGACCCTTTTACTCTTCTATGCtttcttttcaagtttcaagTGCCTTTTATTTTCCTAGGTCTTTCAATTCCAACGagttaagcaaaaaaaaaaaaaaaatctcccatGGCTACTCCATACGATACCAGTAAGCTTTCTGAAGGTTGGAAAAACAAATGGATGTTAGCATTGTAGCACTTCTTTTTATACTCTCCCTGTTGTtgtatgttaatttttttttcaattggtgtttgaaaaaaaagaaagaaggtacAAACCGTACAatggcccaaatatgggtgaaaaaatggcccaaacatgggtgattgacttaaggttgaaaattgcccaaatatgggtgagaaacatgtgaaaatggcccaaatatgggtgaaaaaatggcccaaatataGCCCGTAGTCTATTGTTAGTATTTAGAATGGCCCAACTAAGGCCCATTTCGGGCGGACCGAACGCCCCGAACGccccgaccgaaccgaacccaccccgaaccgaaccgaaccgaaattaatACCGGTCGGGATCGGTCTCCGGACTATGTACCCCGAACCCGATCGGGGTGCGGcaaatccaccccgaaccgaaccgaaccgaccgaataacacccctaATGGGAATGCCAGTACAGAAGAAAATGGGTAAATAGTTTTGAGCTAGCTCCTCCTCAAGGTGGTTGGAATCTGAACCTAGTTTAGATTTTAGGGTTACATAATTAGATAAAGGTCTACCAAATATGATTTAATAAAACTCATGCTTATGCATATGTCATATTACACATTAAATTAAAACTTAGGGGAGAAATAAAGTATAGTACTAGTAGAACTTTCTTGTACAATGGGTAACCTAATATTCGGTCAATGGTTTTTAATGTTTAAGCCTTCAAAAGATTTGATTAGCTAGTTTGACATTGAAAACTTGGCATTTGAGTTACCCTGACTAGTtgactttatttattatttt
Proteins encoded in this window:
- the LOC131304826 gene encoding probable phospholipid-transporting ATPase 8 codes for the protein MPGSRRRGIHLSKLYSFSCLRSPFRDEHRQIGKKGYSRVVYCNDLENPAAVQLNYGGNYVSTTKYTAWNFIPKALFEQFRRVANMYFLVVACVSFSPLAPYSPISVLAPLMVVIGATMVKEAVEDWRRRKQDIEANNRKVKVFDSKSGSFTDTRWKKLRVGDLVKVYKDQYFPADLLLLSSSYEDGVCYVETMNLDGETNLKLKHSLDVTAPLRDETSLQNLKAVIKCEDPNEDLYSFVGSLCYNGQELALSLQQILLRDSKLRNTDYIYGVVVFTGHDTKVMQNATDPPSKRSKIERRMDKIVYILFSVLILVSVVGSFVFGVETKKDIRRGKLRRWYLRPDDTKVLYDPKRASLAAFLHFLTGLLLYGYLIPISLYVSIEIVKVLQSIFINQDQEMYDEETDRPAHARTSNLNEELGQVNTILSDKTGTLTCNSMEFVKCAIAGIAYGRGMTEVERALTMRKGVGDTSSDLLGSTGHSVESGKSIKGFNFRDERIMNGQWVNQPDSDFIQKFFRVLAICHTAIPDVDNESGEITYEAESPDEAAFVIAARELGFEFFERKQTSISLHELDNESGNKVDRSYQLLQVLEFSSARKRMSVIVRNPENQLLLLCKGADSVMFERLSEKGRLFEAETRDHIKNYAEAGLRTLVVAYRVLSEEEYRQWEEEFIKAKTSVSEDRDALVDAAADKIERNLILLGATAVEDKLQKGVPECIDKLAKAGIKIWVLTGDKMETAINIGYACSLLRQEMKQIVITLDEPDIKALEKQGDKEAIDKASIQSVQEQIREGLDQVGSVKERSVSFALIIDGKSLAYALNKNLENSFLKLATKCASVICCRSSPKQKALVTRLVKRGTGKTTLAVGDGANDVGMLQEADIGVGISGVEGMQAVMASDYSIGQFRFLERLLLVHGHWCYRRISMMICYFFYKNIAFGFTLFWFEAYASFSGQPAYNDWYMSFYNVFFTSLPVIALGVFDQDVSARLCLKYPMLYQEGVQNILFSWPRILGWMCNGFISSMIIFFFTSNSSIPQAFRKDGQPVDYQVLGATMYTSVVWTVNCQMALSINYFTWIQHLFIWGSIAFWYAFLVIYGSLNPTVSTTAYQVLVEACAPSPFYWLVTLLVVVSTLLPYFSYRAFQTRFRPMYHDIIQIRRLEGSETQISSELPARLEDKIFHLTERLSRREL